The genomic region GGTGCTGTGCGGCCTGTTCGCCGCCGTCCTCGGAGTGGACACCGTGGGCGTCGACGACTCGTTCTTCGACCTGGGCGGCCACTCCCTGCTCGCCACCCGGCTGATCTCGCGCATCCGCTCCGCGCTCGGCGCGGAGCTGGGGGTCCGTACGGTCTTCGAGGCACCGACCGTCGCCGAACTGGCTGCCCGCCTTCAGGACGCGTCCGGCGCGCGCCCCGCGCTGACGCGTGCCGTGCGGCCCGAGCGGCTGCCGCTCTCCTTCGCGCAGCGACGGCTGTGGTTCCTCGACCAGTTCGAGGGCCCGAGCGCGACGTACAACGTCCCGATCGCGCTGCGCCTCACCGGGAAGGTGGACGTCGAGGCGCTGCGGGCGGCGCTCTCCGACGTGGTGGGCCGGCATGAGAGCCTGCGCACCCTGATCGCCGTCGACGGGACGGGCGTTCCCTTCCAGCGGGTGCTCCCGGCCGACGATGCCGTCCTGGACCTGACCGTGCGCCCGGTGCGGCCCGAGGGCGTCCCGGACACGATCGAGAAGGCCGCGGCCCACGTCTTCGACCTCGCGACGCAGATCCCCCTCGACGCCTCGCTCCACGAGGTGGCCCCGGACGACTTCGTCCTGGTGCTCGTCGTGCACCACATCGCGGGCGACGGCGAGTCCATGGCCCCACTGGCCCGTGACCTGGTGCGCGCGTACACGGCCCGTAGGGACGGAGTCGCCCCCGAGTGGGACGAACTCCCCGTCCAGTACGCCGACTACACGCTGTGGCAGGAGGAACTGCTCGGCTCGGACGACGATCCCGACAGCAGGCTGGCGGGCCAGTTCGGCTACTGGCGCGGAGAGCTCGGGTTCGACGAGGAGGCCCACCCGGTCGCCCCTGTGGCTCGGGGCCGGGGGGCCACGGTCCCGATCGTGCTGCAGGCCGCCCTCGCGGTGCTGCTGCGCCAGCTCGGCGGTGGCGACGACGTCACGATCGGTTCGCCGATCGCGGGGCGCACCGACGAGGCCCTGGCCGATCTGGTCGGGTTCTTCGCCAACACGTGGGTGCTGCGCGCGGACCTGTCCGGCGACCCGACCTTCGAGCAGTTCGTCGACCGGGTGCGGGACAAGGCGTTGACGGCGTACGACCACCAGGACGTGCCCTTCGAGCGGCTCGTGGAGCTGCTCAACCCGGAGCGCTCCACCGCCTACCACCCGCTGTTCCAGGTGATGTTCGCCTGGCAGAACGTGAGCACACCCGACTTCGACCTGCCCGGTCTGCACGTGGGCTTCGAGCCGGTGGCGTTCGACCTGGCGAAGTTCGACCTGTTCTTCAGCATGAGCGAGTACACGGGGCCGGACGGACGCGCCCTGCACGGCACCGTGGAGTACGCGGCCGACCTCTTCGACCGGGAGACCGCCCAGCTCATCTCGGAACGCTTCGTGCGGATACTGCGGCAGCTGATCACCGCCCCCGCCGTGCACATCGCCGGTGCCGACCTCCTCTCGCCCGCCGAGCGCGAGCAGGTGCTCGGGGAGTGGAACGACACCGAAGCGCACACCCCGGCGCTGACCGTCCCGGACATGATCGAGCGTCAGGCCGCAGCCACACCGGACGCGCCCGCGGTGACGTACGGGGAGGAGACGCTGACCTACGGCGAGCTCAACGCGCGGGCGAACCGGCTCGCCCGTGAGCTGGTCCGGCTCGGCCAGGGACCGGAGTCGGTGGTCGGCCTGGCGCTGCCCCGCTCGGCCGACCTCGTCGTCGGCTTGCTGGGCGTGCTCAAGTCGGGTGCCGGATACCTTCCGATCGACCCGCGCTACCCGAGCGCGCGCCTTGACCACGTGCTCTCCGACGCGGCGCCCGGACTGCTCCTCACCACGGCCGGGACGGCCGATGTGCTGCCGGAGCACGATGTTCCGTGCCTGTACCTCGACGGCCTCGACCTGACCGCCGGCGAGGGAGCCGACCTCGCAGCCGAGGAGCGCCGTGGCCCGTGGGGCCCGGGCAACCTGGCGTACCTGATGTACACGTCGGGCTCCACGGGCCGCCCCAAGGGTGTGGCCATCACGCACGCGGGCCTGGTGAACGGCGTACTGAGACTGGCCGACGTGCTCGGCGTACGGGCCGGATCTCGCATGCTGGGCGCCACCTCGATCAATTTCGACGTGTCGGCCTCCGAGGTCTTCACCGCCTTGAGCCACGGGGCGTGCGTGGACGTGGTGCGCGACGTGCTGGAGCTGGCCGAACGCGACAGCTGGACCGGTGGAGTGGTCCAGGCGGTCCCGTCGGTGTTCTCCGAGATCCTGGACGAGATCGCCGGGAAGACGCGGGTGGACACCGTGGTGCTCGCCGGCGACGGACTGCCCGCGACGCTGCTGGAGCGGATGCGCACAGCGATGCCGCACACCCGCCTCGTCCAGGCGTACGGGCAGACCGAGTCCTTCTACGCGACGGCCTTCGTGGTCCCGGACGACTGGTCCGGCCAGGGCAAGGTCCCGATCGGCAGCCCCCTCGGCAACATGCGCACCTATGTGCTGGGTTCCGGTCTCGTGCCGGTCCCGGTCGGCGTCACGGGGGAGCTGTACGTGGCGGGCGCGGTCGGCCGTGGCTACCACGGTCGGGCGGAGCTGACCGCGGAACGCTTCGTGGCCGACCCGTTCGGCCGTCCCGGCGACAGGATGTACCGCACCGGTGACCTGGCCCGCTGGGGAGCTGACGGGAAGCTGGAGTTCGTCGGGCGGGCGGACGCGCAGATGAAGATCCGGGGTCTGCGCATCGAACCTGCGGAGATCGAGGCAGCCATCACCGCGCACCCGGGCGTCGGCAAGGCCGTCGTACAGCTGCGGGCCGGACAGTCGTCGGCCGCCGAGCGGCTCGTCGGATACGTCGTCCCCGCGGACGCCGACGGGGACGCGGAAGAGCGGACGGGTTCGCCCGCGGGGACCGGTGGACTCGACGCCGACGAGCTGCTGCGCTTCGTGTCGGGCCGGCTCCCCGAGTTCATGGTCCCGGCGGCATTCGTCGTACTCGATCGCTTCCCCCTGGACCCCAACGGCAAGCTCGACCGGCGGGCTCTGCCCGACCCGCAGTTCGCGGAACGCTCCTACCGGGAGCCGAGCACCGCACAGGAGCAGGTGCTGTGCTCGGTGTTCGGAGAGGTACTCGGGCTGGCGCGGGTCGGCGTCGACGACGACTTCTTCGCGGTGGGCGGCGACAGCATCCGCTCGATCCAGGTGGTCGCACGCGCACGGGCCCTGGGCGTCGAAGTGACGCCCCGCGAGGTCTTCGAACACCGGACGGTGGCGCGCCTCGCGGCAGCCGCGACGGCGAGCGGCCGGACCGCCGGGCCGGTCCTGGAGGAGTTGGACGGCGGGGGTGTGGGCTGGTCGCCGCTGCCGCCGGTCGGCCGGTATCTGATGGAGCTGGGCGGCGGGTTCGGCCGGTTCCAGCAGTCGATGGTCCTCGACCTCCCGGAAGGGATCGAGGCGGAGGGCCTCGCGGCGACGCTGACCGCGGTCCTCGACGCCCACGACGTGCTCAGGTCGCGGCTGGTCGCCGACGGAGACGGACTCGTGATGGACCCGCCGGGCTCGGTGGACGTCGCGGGCGTGCTGCGCAAGGTGCCCTGCGACGGGCACTGGGACGGGCAGGCGTGGTCCCGGTCGCTGACGGAGGAAGCCGACGCCGCCGCGGGTCGGCTCGACCCAGCGGCGGGCGTGATGGTTCAGTTCGTGTGGTTCGACCCGTCGGACGCGCCGGGCTCTTCGGACGCCGTGGGTGGCGGGCGTCTGCTGATCGCGCTGCACCACCTGGTGGTGGACGGTGTGTCCTGGCGGATCCTGCTTCCGGACCTCGCGACGGCCTGGGAGCAGGTGCGGGCAGGCGAGGACCCGGTGCTTCCCGAGGTGGCGACCTCGTTCCGGCGCTGGACGCACGCCCTCGTCGAGGAGGCGTGCGCATCGAGGCGGGTTGATGAACTCCCCTTGTGGGAGAAGGCGCTGGAAGGCCCCGACCCGCTTCTCGGCGCGCGCGGGCTGGACCCCGCGGTGGACGTCATGGCGACCCTGGACCAGGTGCAGGTCGTGGTCCCGGCCGAGGTGACGGAGGCCGTGCTGACGGCGGTGCCCTCGGCGTTCCACGGTGGTGTGAATGACGGGTTGCTGGCGGCGTTGGCGCTGGCTCTGGCGAAGTGGCGTGAGGGCCGCGGTGTGTCGGAGTCTTCGGCGCTGATCCGTCTGGAGGGCCACGGTCGTGAGGAGGAGGTGGTTCCCGGGGCGGATCTGTCGCGTACGGTCGGCTGGTTCACGAGCATGTTCCCGGTGCGTCTGGATGTGGCCGGGTTCGAGGTGGACGAGGCGCTGGCCGGTGGTCCGGCTGCCGGGGGTGTGCTCAAGGCGGTCAAGGAACAGCTGCGGGCCGTTCCCGACAAGGGCGTCGGCTACGGCCTGCTGCGCCACCTCAACGCGGAGACCGCGGAGGTACTCGCGCCGTACGCCACGGGCCAGATCGGGTTCAACTATCTGGGCCGCTTCTCGGCCACCGACATGCCCAAGAACCTTCGCGGTCTCGGCTGGACCCAGGCGCCCGGCTCCGACGTGTTCGCCGCACCGGACGCGGACATGCCGGCCATGACCACGCTGGACGTGAGCGCGATCGTGACCGACACGGCCACGGGGCCGCAGCTGGGCGCCGTGTTCCGCTTCCCGGGCGGGCTGTTGTCCCAGGAGGAGGTCGAGGAGCTGGCGGAGCTCTGGGCCACCGCGCTGGCCGGTCTGGCGGCGCACGCCGTGACGCCCGGCGCCGGCGGGCTGACCCCGTCGGATGTGCCGCTCGTATCGGTGAGTCAGCTGGAGATCGAGGCCTGGGAGAAGCACTATCCGAAGGTCGTGGACATCTGGCCGGTCACCGCGCTGCAGTCCGGGCTGCTGTTCCACACCATGCTGGTGGGATCCACGTTCGACGCCTACAACATGCAGCTGGCATTTCGGCTGAGCGGCCCGCTGGACCCCGCCCGGATGCGGGAGGCGGGCCAGGCGCTCCTGGACCGCCACCCCAACCTGCGCGTGGCCTTCGTCAACGACGTCGCGGGCCGGCAGGTGCAGGTCGTGACCGAGGGAGTCCCGCTGCCCTGGCAGGAGGCCGACCTCCGGGGCCACGCCGGTGAGCGTCAGCTGGAGGAGCTGGAGCAGCTCCTCCAGAAGGACCTGCACAGCAACTTCGCCCCGGTCGAGCCACCACTGCTGCGGATGACGCTCGCCAGAATGGCGGACGAGGACAACTTCCTGGTCTTCACCGCCCACCATGCGCTGTTCGACGGCTGGTCGCTGCCGGTCCTGATCCAGGACCTGCTGCGCCTCTACGCCGCGGAAGGCGACGAGACGTCGCTGCCCAGCCCGCGCAGCTACAAGGACTTCCTGACCTGGCTCGCCGGTCAGGACGAGGAGGCTTCCGCCCGACTGTGGGCGGAGGAGCTCGAAGGCATCGAGGAACCCACGCTGCTGGCTCCCGGGATGCCGGTCGGCCCCGACGAGACGGGCATCGGACAGCTCGAGGTGCCGCTGTCGGAGGCGGAGGCACAGGCCGTGGCGCGCTGTGCCGCCGGGTTCGGGGTCACCGTCAACACCCTGGTCCAGGGCAGCTGGGCACTGGTGCTCGCCGGTCTCACCGGCCGTGACGACGTAGTGTTCGGGGCCACCGTCTCCGGGCGCCCGCCCGTACTGGCCGACGTCGACTCCATGGTCGGCCTGTTCATCAACACGCTGCCGGTACGGGTGCGGTGCGATGCGGGCGAATCTCTCGCCGGGCTCTTCGGGGGGCTCCAGAACAGGCAGGCCGCGCTCCTCGACCACCACCACCGCAGCCTGACGGAGATCCATCAGCAGACCGGACTCGACGTCCTGTTCGACACGATGATCGCGTTCGAGTCGTACCCGGTGGACCAGGCGGGCCTGAGCGAGGCCAACACCGCCACGGAGTTCTCCCTCACGGAGGTCCGTCCGTACTCGGGGACGCATTACCCGCTGACCGTGATCGCCGTGGTCGAGCCGCATCTGCGCCTGACTCTGCACCACCAGCGCAGCCTCTTCGACCAGGCGGCGGCGGCAGATGTCGCCGAGCGGTTCGCACGGGTCCTGCGTCAGATCGTGACCGGGTCCGGGCTGCTCGTGGGACAGGTGGACCTTCTGTCCGACGCCGAACGGAAGCAGATGCTCGGCGCATGGGCCGGCACCGGGACCGACGTCGTACCGGCGACGATCCCGGAGGTCTTCGAACGCCAGGTGGCGGCAGGCCCGGAGGCCGTCGCCCTGGTGCACGGCGACGAGGAGCTCGATTACGGAGAGCTCGACGCGTGGGCGAACCAGGCGGCGTACGACCTGATCGACCGGGGGGTCGGGCCGGAGACCGTGGTCGCCGTGGCACTGCCCAGGACACCGCGCCTGATCGTGGCCCTTCTCGCGGTGCTCAAGGCCGGCGGCGCCTATCTGCCGATCGACCCCGCCTACCCCAGCGACCGGCTCGCGTACGTACTGAACCACGCCCGGCCCCACCTGGTCCTCACGGACGCGGCCACCGAATCAGTGCTGCCACGGAGCTCCGTGCCGCATCTGTACTTCGACGACATCGCAGGGGCGGCCGGGGCCGAAAGGCGCCGTACGGCCCCGGCCGACGAGGACCGTGTGTCGGCCCTGCGGCCGGACAACACGGCGTACGTGATGTACACGTCGGGCTCCACGGGGACACCGAAGGGAGTCGCCATCACCCACGGCAGCGTCACCAACGGTGTGTCCCAGTTGTCGCTGTCGCTGGGTGAGCCCTCCGGCCGCCGGATGCTCGCGAGCACGTCCGTCAATTTCGACGTGTCGGTGTTCGAGATGTTCACCACGCTCTCCACCGGCGGCAGCATCACCTTGGTCCGTGACGCCCTCGCCCTGGGAGAGGGAACCGAGTGGAGCGGCGACGTCATCAGCACCGTGCCCTCCGTCTTCGCGGAACTCCTGGAGCACGCGGCCGACAGGTTCCGTGCGCGCCACCTCGTGTTCGCCGGTGAGGCGTTGCCGGTGACCTTGGTCCAGCGCATCAGGGAGGTGATGCCTCACGCCAGGATCATCAACGCCTACGGGCAGAGCGAGACCTTCTACGCGACGTCGTTCGCCGTCCCGGACGAAGGGGAGTGGACGGGGCAGGCGAGTGCGCCGATCGGGACGCCACTGGGCAACGTGCGCACATACGTACTGGGCCCCGGGCTCGTTCCCGTACCGGCCGGTGTCGTGGGAGAGCTGTATGTGGCCGGCTCCTGCGCCGGGCGCGGCTACCACCGGCAGTCCGGCCTGACCGCCGACCGGTTCGTCGCCGACCCCTACGGTCCTTCGGGCTCGCGGATGTTCCGTACGGGCGACCTGGCCCGATGGAGCCCCGACGGGCAGCTGGAGTACGTCGGACGCGGTGACAACCAGGTGAAGGTCCGCGGCTTCCGAATCGAGCCGGGCGAGATCGAGGCCGCTCTGATGACCTGCCCCGACGTGGCTCAGGCGGTGGTCGTCCCGCGTGAGGGACGTGGCCCGGGCAAGCAACTGGTGGCGTACGTCACCACCTCCGCGGACCGTGGGGACGCCACGACCGACGTGTTGCGTGAACATCTCACCGGCCGTCTGCCGGACTACATGGTTCCGGCCGCCTTCGTGGTGATGAGCCGGCTGCCGTTGACCCCCAACGGAAAGCTCGACCGGGCCGCACTGCCCGAGCCGGACATCACGCGAGGGGTCGGTCGAGCGCCGCGGACCCCGCAGGAGGAAGTGCTCTGCTCCCTCTTCGCCGAGGTACTCGGCGTGGACGGGCTGGGGATCGACGATTCCTTCTTCGACCTGGGCGGACACTCGCTCCTCGTCACGAGGCTGACACGAAGGATCCTCGCGCTGCTGGGCGTGGAACTGCCCATCCGAGCCGTCTTCGAGACCCCCACCGTCGCGGGTCTGGCACGACAACTCGCGGGAGGCACCGGTTCGGGCCACTCAGCGGACCCGTTCGCCGTCGTGCTGCCCCTCAAGGCCGGGGGCGACGAGAAGCCTCTGTGGTGGATCCACCCCGGCGGGGGCCTGTGCTGGTCCTACATGGGCTACGCGCCGCACCTCACGGGGGACCGGTCGAGCTACGGCGTACAGGCGCGTGGCCTGGACGGCACGGGAGAGCTGCCCCGGTCGATCGACGAGATGGTCTCGGACTACCTGGAGGAAATGCTCACGGTCCAGCCCGAAGGCCCTTACCACGTGATCGGCTGGTCGTTCGGCGGCACTCTGGCACACGCGGTCGCTGCGGAACTCCAGCGACGGGGCCACGAGGTGGCGTTGCTGGCGCTCCTCGACGCCGCCCCCAGCGTCTTCTTCGCGGAGTCCAAGGACGCTCCCAAGGAGGAAGTGCGGCAGATGTTCCAGGCGTACGTCGCCATGGCGGAGTACGAATCCCTGGTGGACAGGATGACGGAGATCCAGATCGAGCACCTGGCTCTGATGAGGGAGTACACATCGCCCGTGTACGAGGGGGACGTGCTCTTCTTCAGCCCCACACTGGACTCGGTCATGCCGTTCGTGGAGACGTGGACGCCCTACGTGACGGGCCGGATCAGGGATCACGAGATTCTCTGCAACCACCACACCATGCACCTGCCCGAGCCCGCGGCGGCGATCAGTGCCGTCATCAACGGTGAGCTCGGCGGGAGTCGGCGCTCCGGCACCTGACCAGCCCGAGACGTCGTGTCCGCCCCCGGTCACCCGGCCCCTGCGCGGGTCCGGGGGCGGACACGACGTCAGAGCCGCCGAACCTCCACCACCGAGCTCGCCGGCTCACACTGCCTGACGGGCAGGGCAGCAATCGACTGCCCGGCGAGCCCGGGCAATTCCGTAGAAGTTTTTCCATTCTCCGAATTCAGTCATGCGCTCATGCGGAATGTTTCCTTCCGTAGCTCCAGCAGACACTTTCTGGACTAACTGCGGGGTATGGAGCATGCTACGAATGGTTCATTTCTTCGAATCGCTGGCCGATCCCTATTTGCGGAGGAATTTCGTTGCGGGAAATAGTCGCTGCCGCGCTGTCCAACGAGGCCGGGGAAGGAGACTTCCTGGCGCTGGAGGTGCCGGAGTCTTATCGGGGAGCCGTGGTGCTCAAGGAAGAGACATCCATGTTTGAAGGGATGGCTTCCGTCGACAAGGACCCGCGGAAGTCCATTCACATCCAGGATGTGCCAACACCCGAACCCGGCCCGGGCGAGGCGCTCATTGCCGTCATGTCCAGTGCCATCAACTACAACACCGTCTGGAGTTCCATCTTCGAGCCGCTTCCCACGTTCGCCTTCCTCGAACGGTATGCGCGGTCCGGCCCCACCGCCGCGCACCACGACCAGCCGTTCCACGTGCTGGGTTCGGATCTGTCGGGTGTGGTTCTTCGCACGGGCCCGGGGGTCAGCCGCTGGAAGGCGGGCGACCGGGTGGTCGCCCACTGCCTGTCGGTCGAGTTGGAGTCTCCTGACGGGCATGACGACACGATGCTCGACCCCGAGCAACGGATCTGGGGCTACGAGACCAACTACGGAGGCCTCGCGGAGCTGGCGCTGGTCAAGGCCAACCAGCTCATGCCGAAGCCCGGCCACCTCACCTGGGAGGAGGCGGCCGCCTCAGGGCTGGTCAACTCCACCGCGTACCGCCAGCTCGTCTCTCGCAACGGAGCCGGCATGAAGCAGGGGGACGTGGTCCTGATCTGGGGTGCGGGCGGCGGTGTCGGCTCCTACGCGACCCAACTCGCCCTCAACGGCGGCGCGGTGCCGGTCTGCGTGGTCTCCAACGAGCACAAGGCGGACCTGGTCAGGTCGATGGGTGCCGAGCTGATCATCGATCGCGCGGCGGCCGGATACCGGTTCTGGAAGGACGAGCGGACCCAGGACCCCTCCGAGTGGAGGCGATTCGGCGCCGACATCCGCGAGCTCACGGGCGGGGTGGACCCGGACATCGTCGTGGAGCATCCCGGCAGGGAGACCTTCGGGGCAAGCGTGTTCGTCGCCCGGCGGGGCGGCACGGTCGTGACCTGCGCCTCCACATCCGGGTTCCAGCACGAGTTCGACAACCGGTATCTGTGGATGAAGCTGAAGCGCATTGTCGGCACGCATTTCGCCAACTATCGCGAGGCGTGGGAAGCGAACCAGCTGATTGCTCGCGGAATGATCCATCCCACCCTTTCCCGGGTTTTCCCGCTTGCTGACACCGGCGAGGCTGCGGACGCGGTGCGGCGTAATACGCACAGCGGCAAGGTCGGGGTGCTGTGCCTGGCTCCGGGTGAGGGGTACGGGGTGCAGGACGCCGCACTGCGGGAACGCCATCTCGGAGCAATCAATCGATTCCGGACCCACCAGTGAAACCCGCCCCTTCTCGGCCGTGTCCCGCTGACGGGACAACAAGCTCGCCGGCACGAGGCCGGTCATTGAAAGGAACGCCAAGCCATGTTCGTTCCCGACGAATACCGCGAGCCCGTCAGTGGGTGGATGGTAGATCTGATACG from Streptomyces sp. QL37 harbors:
- a CDS encoding non-ribosomal peptide synthetase produces the protein MSYAQRRLWFLDQFEGPNAKYNISLALRLTGELDPAALRAALHDVVGRHEALRTLIGVEESGAPYQRVLPADETGLDVTFSAVEREGVPDAIAGAVAHAFDLAGEIPVRARVFRCAPDEHVLVIVVHHIAADGESLAPLARDLVTAYTARRGGGAPQWEELPVQYTDYTLWQQELLGSEDDPESRVSSQFAYWQTELTGVPQPLQLPTDRPRRAVAGSPGDLVAFTVDTELAAQVERFALSRRASLSMVLQAALAVLLGRLGGGDDITIGSPIAGRTDEALADLVGCFANTWVLRADLSGDPTFEEVVDRVRDKALTAYDHQDVPFERLVELLNPERSTAYHPLFQTLFTWQNITTPEFDLPGLRVGFEPVGIESAKFDLSFTLGESVTEAGRTIEGTIDYATDLFDRGTVQAMTERLVHVLRQVAAEPGRCVADVDVLSPAERDQILVEWNDTRRAVSDLTVPELFARQAAATPDAVAVISGDTTLTYRELDARANQVAHWLIERGARAESLVAVALPRSPELIVALLAVLKTGAAYLPVDLGFPAARNESVLRDAAPAVVLDSDALARDFGAYPVDAPDVTGRSMTSAAYAIYTSGSTGVPKGVVVSHGALGNFLASMQEHIGLRPEDRLLAVTTIAFDIAGLEVFLPLLHGAGLVVVDKDVILQPSAVLDVVRRTGVSVVQATPAFWQMLAAHDPAGLTGLRVLVGGEALPTDLAALLHKHAAQVTNVYGPTETTIWSTLAPVTVTEGAPPIGRPIGNTQVYVLDATLRPVAPGVIGDLYIAGDGVARGYLNRPGLTAERFIANPFSPGHRMYRTGDLAQWSAAGCLSYAGRADNQVKVRGFRIELGEIETALTLHRGVAQAAAVAWTEESGGTRLAGYVVPAADAEPLDPAALREFVAERLPEYMVPAALVVLDALPLTANGKVNRKALPEPEFAATVSRAPRTPQEEVLCGLFAEVLGLDSVGVEDSFFDLGGHSLLATRLVSRIRAGFGVELGVRAVFEAPTVAGLASRLDGGRQSRPALVAGVRSERLPLSYAQRRLWFLDQLEGPGATYNLPFALRLTGGVDEAAVRVALTDVVGRHESLRTVFETVDGEPSQRILADVVPELHVVAVGEDELPSVIEKAAACTFDLAGEIPIRAWLFELSADEHVLMLVLHHIAADGWSMAPLLRDLSVAYGARLEGGVPEFVVLPVQYADYALWQREVLGSEEDPDSAVSEQLAYWKGVLEGSPAELALPYDRPHPAVPSHVGRTVPFEVDAEVHRGLLRLARERDVTLFMVLNAALAVVLSRMGAGEDVPVGAAMAGRGDEALDDLVGFFVNTVVLRTDLSGDPSFVELLERVREVHLGAHAHVDVPFDRLVDALGLDRSASRQALFQVMLVLQNNSHGHLAFPGVEAGAEHVELSVAKFDLTVHLAEGADAQGEPAGLRGGLEYAVDVFDHDTAEALARRLHRVLGAMVADPGAKAGRVDVLLPGEREELASWNDTATGAPVRTWPEVFAERVARTPDAPAVLSDELRLTYAELDARAERVARWLVRQGVGAEDVVALPLTRSVELVVAALAVSRVGAAWLPADPAYPAERLRFMLDDVRPRLVLDSEELARIESGPDDGDASAVRVPPAPSQLAYVIYTSGSSGVPKGVAVSHSGLMSLAASMAERSGAEAGSRVLQLTSPSFDASVMEMMLAFGVGATLVVAPEGRLAGEALGEVMVRHGVTHALIPPAVLATVPELPEGILTSPVVGGEACPAELVDLWAPGRRMINAYGPTEVTITGTMSAPLVSTGQTPSIGGPVADTRVYVLDNRLQPVPPGVVGELYVAGAGLARGYVNRAGLTSERFVASPFGTGERLYRTGDLVRWNGEDGLAYVGRADEQVKIRGFRIELGEVESALAAHPDIAQAVALVREGGGSRGRQLVAYVVPEDATAPDPMALREFTGGRLPEYMVPAAVVVLDELPLNTNGKLDRKALPEPQFTGGVYRAPRNPQEEVLCGLFAAVLGVDTVGVDDSFFDLGGHSLLATRLISRIRSALGAELGVRTVFEAPTVAELAARLQDASGARPALTRAVRPERLPLSFAQRRLWFLDQFEGPSATYNVPIALRLTGKVDVEALRAALSDVVGRHESLRTLIAVDGTGVPFQRVLPADDAVLDLTVRPVRPEGVPDTIEKAAAHVFDLATQIPLDASLHEVAPDDFVLVLVVHHIAGDGESMAPLARDLVRAYTARRDGVAPEWDELPVQYADYTLWQEELLGSDDDPDSRLAGQFGYWRGELGFDEEAHPVAPVARGRGATVPIVLQAALAVLLRQLGGGDDVTIGSPIAGRTDEALADLVGFFANTWVLRADLSGDPTFEQFVDRVRDKALTAYDHQDVPFERLVELLNPERSTAYHPLFQVMFAWQNVSTPDFDLPGLHVGFEPVAFDLAKFDLFFSMSEYTGPDGRALHGTVEYAADLFDRETAQLISERFVRILRQLITAPAVHIAGADLLSPAEREQVLGEWNDTEAHTPALTVPDMIERQAAATPDAPAVTYGEETLTYGELNARANRLARELVRLGQGPESVVGLALPRSADLVVGLLGVLKSGAGYLPIDPRYPSARLDHVLSDAAPGLLLTTAGTADVLPEHDVPCLYLDGLDLTAGEGADLAAEERRGPWGPGNLAYLMYTSGSTGRPKGVAITHAGLVNGVLRLADVLGVRAGSRMLGATSINFDVSASEVFTALSHGACVDVVRDVLELAERDSWTGGVVQAVPSVFSEILDEIAGKTRVDTVVLAGDGLPATLLERMRTAMPHTRLVQAYGQTESFYATAFVVPDDWSGQGKVPIGSPLGNMRTYVLGSGLVPVPVGVTGELYVAGAVGRGYHGRAELTAERFVADPFGRPGDRMYRTGDLARWGADGKLEFVGRADAQMKIRGLRIEPAEIEAAITAHPGVGKAVVQLRAGQSSAAERLVGYVVPADADGDAEERTGSPAGTGGLDADELLRFVSGRLPEFMVPAAFVVLDRFPLDPNGKLDRRALPDPQFAERSYREPSTAQEQVLCSVFGEVLGLARVGVDDDFFAVGGDSIRSIQVVARARALGVEVTPREVFEHRTVARLAAAATASGRTAGPVLEELDGGGVGWSPLPPVGRYLMELGGGFGRFQQSMVLDLPEGIEAEGLAATLTAVLDAHDVLRSRLVADGDGLVMDPPGSVDVAGVLRKVPCDGHWDGQAWSRSLTEEADAAAGRLDPAAGVMVQFVWFDPSDAPGSSDAVGGGRLLIALHHLVVDGVSWRILLPDLATAWEQVRAGEDPVLPEVATSFRRWTHALVEEACASRRVDELPLWEKALEGPDPLLGARGLDPAVDVMATLDQVQVVVPAEVTEAVLTAVPSAFHGGVNDGLLAALALALAKWREGRGVSESSALIRLEGHGREEEVVPGADLSRTVGWFTSMFPVRLDVAGFEVDEALAGGPAAGGVLKAVKEQLRAVPDKGVGYGLLRHLNAETAEVLAPYATGQIGFNYLGRFSATDMPKNLRGLGWTQAPGSDVFAAPDADMPAMTTLDVSAIVTDTATGPQLGAVFRFPGGLLSQEEVEELAELWATALAGLAAHAVTPGAGGLTPSDVPLVSVSQLEIEAWEKHYPKVVDIWPVTALQSGLLFHTMLVGSTFDAYNMQLAFRLSGPLDPARMREAGQALLDRHPNLRVAFVNDVAGRQVQVVTEGVPLPWQEADLRGHAGERQLEELEQLLQKDLHSNFAPVEPPLLRMTLARMADEDNFLVFTAHHALFDGWSLPVLIQDLLRLYAAEGDETSLPSPRSYKDFLTWLAGQDEEASARLWAEELEGIEEPTLLAPGMPVGPDETGIGQLEVPLSEAEAQAVARCAAGFGVTVNTLVQGSWALVLAGLTGRDDVVFGATVSGRPPVLADVDSMVGLFINTLPVRVRCDAGESLAGLFGGLQNRQAALLDHHHRSLTEIHQQTGLDVLFDTMIAFESYPVDQAGLSEANTATEFSLTEVRPYSGTHYPLTVIAVVEPHLRLTLHHQRSLFDQAAAADVAERFARVLRQIVTGSGLLVGQVDLLSDAERKQMLGAWAGTGTDVVPATIPEVFERQVAAGPEAVALVHGDEELDYGELDAWANQAAYDLIDRGVGPETVVAVALPRTPRLIVALLAVLKAGGAYLPIDPAYPSDRLAYVLNHARPHLVLTDAATESVLPRSSVPHLYFDDIAGAAGAERRRTAPADEDRVSALRPDNTAYVMYTSGSTGTPKGVAITHGSVTNGVSQLSLSLGEPSGRRMLASTSVNFDVSVFEMFTTLSTGGSITLVRDALALGEGTEWSGDVISTVPSVFAELLEHAADRFRARHLVFAGEALPVTLVQRIREVMPHARIINAYGQSETFYATSFAVPDEGEWTGQASAPIGTPLGNVRTYVLGPGLVPVPAGVVGELYVAGSCAGRGYHRQSGLTADRFVADPYGPSGSRMFRTGDLARWSPDGQLEYVGRGDNQVKVRGFRIEPGEIEAALMTCPDVAQAVVVPREGRGPGKQLVAYVTTSADRGDATTDVLREHLTGRLPDYMVPAAFVVMSRLPLTPNGKLDRAALPEPDITRGVGRAPRTPQEEVLCSLFAEVLGVDGLGIDDSFFDLGGHSLLVTRLTRRILALLGVELPIRAVFETPTVAGLARQLAGGTGSGHSADPFAVVLPLKAGGDEKPLWWIHPGGGLCWSYMGYAPHLTGDRSSYGVQARGLDGTGELPRSIDEMVSDYLEEMLTVQPEGPYHVIGWSFGGTLAHAVAAELQRRGHEVALLALLDAAPSVFFAESKDAPKEEVRQMFQAYVAMAEYESLVDRMTEIQIEHLALMREYTSPVYEGDVLFFSPTLDSVMPFVETWTPYVTGRIRDHEILCNHHTMHLPEPAAAISAVINGELGGSRRSGT
- the ccrA gene encoding crotonyl-CoA carboxylase/reductase; this encodes MREIVAAALSNEAGEGDFLALEVPESYRGAVVLKEETSMFEGMASVDKDPRKSIHIQDVPTPEPGPGEALIAVMSSAINYNTVWSSIFEPLPTFAFLERYARSGPTAAHHDQPFHVLGSDLSGVVLRTGPGVSRWKAGDRVVAHCLSVELESPDGHDDTMLDPEQRIWGYETNYGGLAELALVKANQLMPKPGHLTWEEAAASGLVNSTAYRQLVSRNGAGMKQGDVVLIWGAGGGVGSYATQLALNGGAVPVCVVSNEHKADLVRSMGAELIIDRAAAGYRFWKDERTQDPSEWRRFGADIRELTGGVDPDIVVEHPGRETFGASVFVARRGGTVVTCASTSGFQHEFDNRYLWMKLKRIVGTHFANYREAWEANQLIARGMIHPTLSRVFPLADTGEAADAVRRNTHSGKVGVLCLAPGEGYGVQDAALRERHLGAINRFRTHQ